The genomic window ACATCCATACACATGGCCTGCCGAGAGTACAATGAAAGGGAGGAAACTTTGAAAGGCCgatatgccccccccccccaacaaaagTCTAAGTTTAAATAACGGATGGGAAGGTAAAGGAAAATAGGTGAGACAGCTTGTGTGaggtagaaagagagaaaatataagGTGGGAGAAGGCAGCTCAGTCCTGGAGTTTTTCGGGGGCCCCAGAGGTCTTCTACCTAATAAATCCTCAGCACATATTTAATCCAGTCAGAGGACATGCCCGGTGAGAGTTAAAGGATGCACGCTTATTACTCACCTATCCACCTCTGAATGTGCTGCCGTGGCCCACCATCCCCCtaaccaccccccccccccctagctCCCCAACTGCCTAAAACTCTACTCCCACAGACTGTCCTCCACCCAGACTGCAGGCGCTACGAGCTATCAGAGCATCGGAGCAGGAATGTGACTCCTGACAGACACATCTCTTAGGACCACAGACTGAATATGTTCCCAATTAGCTCCATCTGATaaagtgtgagtgcaagtgaaACCCAAGGCGGGCATGATCAATAGCACTTGACTCATTTTGTCAGATGGGTTTGACATTGACAGGCTGCGCTGTGATTAATCGCCGTTGTGCTGCAGATAATTGTCCAACCACATCTTCCTTTGTAGGTGTCGTTGAACTCTGCTGTCATGTCTGTGGTGCTTTGAATATGGGTCGTCACTTTCAATCCCACTCTAATTAATCTTCTCTTGAACTCGCATCCGTACGAAAACCAGCTTTCCCTTAATCTGCCTGTCATCTttcacacatgtacatacagacagggtttttttcccctcttgtgCACTTTATCCCAAGTTGCATCTACCTGGACCAGAACTGCCATCTGCTGTTCACACTCCACACTGCACCCAACACAGCGCAAGGTCGATGTGTGGTGGTTGTTTGAGTGGGGTGAGCCGTTTGATAAAAACAAGCTGCAGCCCGGTTGCGGTTTCATCCTCAGAATGTCTCCTTGGTTTCCATGTGCACAGCTGGATGTTTTTAGGTTTACCCGTACGGGACTGCTGTGACATGGGCACTGGAGATGAAACAGGCCTGCTtcggcacacaaacacagcactaCACTCCCGGCCTTGTGTACAGCTGGTAGGGATGACACAGGAGGCACAGGGCTTTATTGAGTCCTGCTGAGGCTGCTGTGCAAGTCAGGGCAGTGCTCTGGCAAAGCTCAGCCTGCAGGGCAACAGAGGAGAGCAGGCCGATGGAACACAGGCCTCTTGGTCGATGCTGAGGGTCTCTGTAGGCCGGCGTGTTGTTTGTGAATGTCGTGAGATGAGACCTGGCCTCCTCTCAGCTCCAATCTCATTAAACTCAGTGAACTCTCTGTAGCAAGGGAGCAGCCCATACAGTAAAGAATATAACACCCCTGCTTGAATCCTGATGTTCTGTTTTGGGGTCCTGGGACCTTTTTAATAGCTCGAAAAGATATTTCTCATTGTTTTATCATAACTCTTCCTAATTTTATACACATGATAATGAGCTGATGACATGTTACTTCTATAAAACATGGTTACATAAATGGATCTTCAATGGCTCTCTCTATATCTGTGACTGGTGATGACAGATGGTGGATGAAATAGTGAAGGAATAGTGTTGATAGTTTTTACACAATACTGCTCCCAAATCCCAAATAGCCTAACAGATTGCTTGTTATTGGTGTTTTATACTAATTTGTCATAAGAGCTCGGGGGAAGGGTTACTACTGCTACGTATTGTGCTATAATAatgtcataaaaaaagaaaactttatatttgaattataaAAAAAGGTTGACTTTTACTCTTACTATTTTTACACATACAGCTTCGTCTGTGGGATCCTAAAAAATGAGGAAGTAAAGTTAATGACAACAGAACATTATAGCGTTATAGATGTTGTCTGCTAAATTGCTGCAAATATTCTGTAGGTTTAAGTAGTTAACATGTTATTTTTCCACAGATATCTACAGCCTAGTGTTCAATAGAGCTGGAGCCAATTTGTTAGTGAGACCACCACGGAgtagacttttttattttttttgcagccATTCCTAAAGCACTGCTTAATGCCGCACTGACGATTCTCAAATCTGCAGACCTCCAAATGAGCAAAGGCCCAGTTATCCCTCTGTGCGTCTTGTAGTATATTCCCATCTCTATTGTGGGAAAACTCGTTAGTTTCCCCATAAGTATCTCTTTCAGCAAGAGCGTCATCTCAGCCTGGGTGGGTTTGAAGGCTGCCtgctccttcattcctcccttgtCTATGAATAAACGACTGTCAGACTGCGCTAAAGACATCATCCTGGAGCTTCTGTGCTGTGCCCTTCTCCTTTCACCctcctctcgctctcttttctctgctgcaAATTGTTTCTCGATCACATTTTTCAAACACTTTTTAATGTCAGTTAATGCTGCTTCTCTCACCCCCTAATACAGTGAGATCAGGCCGTCTACGTTCCTGACCTCACACGCAAGAGCAATTCATGGATTCAATTATTGACGCTATGCCTGTAAAGATAACTGGGGGTGGCAGGAGGTTGTGGGATGGCACTGGAGGAGCACGCCTTGTGGCCAGTTCAGAGTGAGTTGACAGCTGGCAGACATGAAGAAGACAGCAGAACCACTGTGATGGGCACCAGCTTTGAAGAGAGACAACAAGGAGGAAAAACCCAAAGACAGTGAATTTTACAGGCCAGAACATCATGACTCCATTACCATCaatctcttctctttctctcactggGATACCCTAATTTTGCCATACCATATGAGTTGATTATGAGAAAAAGCTGCATCCTACAGTAGATTGCAATCATTAGCTTCTAACTTCTGACTGTCATTCATGGCTGGAAATCATAAATCTTTCCGTGACCTCTTGTGGCTAAAAACTGGAATAAGGACTCTAACATTACATCTACTCATTATGGAAAATTACCACAATGTGAGATAAGACATCAGCACAAGTATCAACTATAattcacttaaacacacacattatttcagATATACTCATGTGTTAGTAGCTGTCCAAAACGCTCCTTTGAATGCACATATTTCACACCAAAGATAATCAATGTTTCTCTTAactataatttatttaacaaacTGACAAGCACATATCCAAAAAGTATTGAGTGCATGTCTATAGAGTTGTTCAAATTACAAAAGATACATTAAAAGCATCTCCCAAGTCAGTAAAATTTTTATTGCATGGTTTCCCTCGCTCACTAGAGGGCGCCACCAGTTCAACCTGGCAACACAGTGCAATCATTCTGATCAGGACTTCAcaaaatggacatttttttccatttaatacATGGACATCTGGAAACTCTTTACTTTACAGGTCTGtaattttcaaataaaatgctTAATAGTTTCCTAAACTTCATAAACTACGTAACTTTGTACTAATAATCGGGAAAATATAGTGTTCAGTTGGTGCAATTAATTAATTCCACTTAATAGCTTTTGGTCTGACAACTGTATGTAATGTAGAAAACAATTGTTAAGAGGCAAAAATACAATTGGGTCACATATGTAAGATAAATGTTACAATAACAAATGGTTTAGTTCATAAATATTTACTAAATACAGAAGCTCTTTTCATTTTCCCTATATTTTGTACCAAATTACATAGTTATGTACAATAAACTATGAGGAAATTACagaagtgtaaaaaataaagtttcagAAAATCTCGTAATACATTTCAGGCCAGACTGAGGTGATGCAACAGTGTTTGACAACAAGTAACTTAacaaagattttgtttttgttcggTTTTTTTTGCTCATTGCTAAAATCCTAAAACTCCAGTGTGTATAACAAATGGCCATTATTGCATGTTTACGTATATTCAGAGTTTTTGCATTTAAGGATGAAGCCCTAGATGAAAAGCTTTCTGTCGTTGCTGGTGCAGTGTTCATTAGTCTCCAGCAGAGTAAATCAGAGACGTAGCAACCCCTTTTGTGCTCAATGTTTCCATACAAATGAGAGACGCATGATTAAGCCTGCACGAGGCTATAAAAAAGTCTGTTTATCAAGATTATATTCCCTTTAAAGCCAAAGCTGGAATGGCGGGATGACGCTCCGTCAAACTCAGCAGGTTTTTCTAAACCATATTGTTATTGCTGAGTTTGGTCCACTCATAAATGTCCTGCTCGCACACAATGTCTGAGTTGATGAGCAGGTAGCGGTCACCGACACAGAAGTGCTTCTGGCAGGCAGCACACTTGAAGCACTCCAGATGGTAAACCTTGTCCCGCACTCGCATGGTCATCTCAAATGCTCGAATCCTCTTCTCACAGGAGGCACAGAGACCGTCCTGACCGAAAAGCCTGGAGGAGTAGACATCAAAATGTTATTGAGATGGAAAATATTCACCCAATCTTTATCACATGAAACCCCCACAGGGTCTATATTAAGCTACAGTGCATTTTACCTCTGACCATGGCCAGATTTAACTATCTGGCAGGCCCAGGGCAAGAATGTACTATTTGGCCCCTATTAACCCCCTATTAATGCACTTGGCCATTAAGCAGTTTACAGGGgtgtgagacaaaaaaaatctctgagCTTTTAACTCTTACCAACAGCTCTTCAATCAGTTTGACTCTTTTGACACTTAACTGCAGTTTTTCATGACGACACAAGTCAACAGATAACTTGACTGATGATGTTACAACAAACCTGAGGTAGTCTCTCCGGCATAATTTTCTCCCCAGCTTGTAGTAAAGTCGGCGGCCAACCTCCCCCAGCCGACAGCCACACAGGTCACAGCTCAGGCAGTCCTCGTGCCAGTACTGCTCTATGGCCTTCAGGAAGAAGCGGTCACCGATGCTCTGCTGGCACCCACCGCATGTCAGCAGAGACGGAGGCATCTGGAGGACCTCATCCACCGGCTCCCTACAGAGGAGAGATGACTGGTTAGAAAATCTAATATCCAATGGCTGCTGGTTATTTTCAGAATAACTCAGTTACTTGTTCTGtctaaaaaatgtctaaaatcaTTAATATCTTATTCATCAGCACAGCTTGAACTGCTTAACCTGTTATTATTTTCTCGAATACACAATATCCTGAAGCCCAAGATGATGTCTTCATATGCCCTGTTTTGCTGAAGATACTTGAAGATATTTCGCCTCTCATCCAAGAGGCTTCTTCAGCTCTGACTATTGGGGAGGCCCACGTTTTTAACCTCTGTGAGGTCAATGACCTTGATAAGGACCCCACAGAGGTTAAATACCAGGACTCCCAACCAGTCAGTCAGAAGTAAAGAAGCCCCTGGATGAGAGACAAATGGTCTTCAAGTATCTTAAACCAAGTCCAGTTGCACTCTATTCGACAATCTTTGAACTTTACGAGGCACATCTTATTGAATCTTTTTATATGACATGTGCAGTATGAATAAAGCTTTTATTATAATTGATTGATTCGTTTCTGATCTTCCATCTTGAGTTACTTTTAAGATTTGATGTTGTCCACCTGAGGGAGCCATTGGACTTCCTAAATACAGTACTGtgtccaaaaaaagaaaaaacccatcAAGGCTagttaaaaaagcagaaagacGTCTTATGTATGTTGGAAGTGATGCCTACAACAAAATAGAcacaataaactgaaataatttACACTTTGTTGTAAAGACAAGGAGTTTACCATTATAACTTCTGGGCAACACTGAACTTTTCCTTTACACACACTTAATCTGCCCATGGACATAAACCTGATCATGATTCTTGCCTGGCAATGGCACATTTCCAACAATTACTTGCAGTTATTGATTATGAGATAATTTGTCAGGATACCCCAAAGTGCGTActtgaatgtctttttaaaaatcaggtGCGGCATATTATATCTAGTAATTGATTAAGATACGTACTCATTGGTTTCCAGTGTCTTCCTCTCAATGGTGGATGACATTCCTGAAATATGATGTCCAACCTGATCCAGATTGGGTTTCAGAGTCACAGCCAGCTGAGCGGCTACCTGCGGGGAGACGGAAGCCAAGACGCGCTGCACCTGTTCCCACAGCCCCCAAAAAAGACGCCACTTACACCCGGGTTTTAGCTCCTCTGTGTTAATTTAATCGGAAGCCGAGTCCCGTCGAAATGGCCGCAAGACTAAAATGCTCTGCTCTAGGCAGCTAAGCGATGATGGAGGACACTGTCATCATTTCCTGAGGCAATAACCCGTGGTGACACTTCCATGTCTGTCaagtatattttttatcaaCCTGCGGCGACTTTGAGGATTGTCCGCTCTTTACAACACCTTCAATCCGATAGAAAAGGTCGTCAGTCTCGTGGATCTCCGTGTCCGTACGTCTTTTTTAAGGCAGTGGGCTGCAGACGCGCTCTCCTGCGTGCAGCCGCGGGCATCGTTattgtgcagcagcagcagcagcatcgtGTTTAAATACGTCGGGCCCCCTCGGTCTCTGCTTTCGTTTCCCTCTTCCTGCTCACGACTGTTTGACAATGGGGGGAAATCGGCCTTAAAGCGACAGTTAAACACTGCACAGCCCGCCGTTAGGTCGTGACTTAGACTAATGGGTTCATTATATGGTTTGCATCAAGTGCCATGATATAATTAGTACAGGTCGtttgtgtcgtgtgtgtgtgtgtgtgtgtgtgtgtgtgtgtgtgtgtgtgtgtgtgtgtgtgtgtgtgtgtgtgtgtgtgtgtgtgtgtgtgtgtgtgtgtttctctgtaatTTGTCTCATCACTTCCCTCATAAGAGAAGACGcgtgaaacatgaaaaaaacattttgatacaACTGAATAAGGCGCTCTATGTGAAGGGCTTAGACTATAAGTTTGAACTAATTACTCTATTGTTACCAACACTTTATATGAAGTTTGCCAGGTTGTGACAGATCTGTCTTGTGAGTcattaaactttatttcaaaGGCTTATAACCTAATGAGTGTTACACTTTTCTAATAAGCCATCAGATCAGAGTC from Scomber scombrus chromosome 6, fScoSco1.1, whole genome shotgun sequence includes these protein-coding regions:
- the lmo2 gene encoding rhombotin-2, with translation MSSTIERKTLETNEEPVDEVLQMPPSLLTCGGCQQSIGDRFFLKAIEQYWHEDCLSCDLCGCRLGEVGRRLYYKLGRKLCRRDYLRLFGQDGLCASCEKRIRAFEMTMRVRDKVYHLECFKCAACQKHFCVGDRYLLINSDIVCEQDIYEWTKLSNNNMV